A genomic stretch from Zeimonas sediminis includes:
- a CDS encoding amidase — MKHDEIAWLGAEELTKAYRDRELSPVDATRAILDRIDALNPRLNAYCLVDHESAMSDARASEARWLRGEPLGPIDGVPASIKDLILTKGWPTLRGSLTTDPAGPWDVDAPATARLREAGAVLLGKTTTPEFGWRGSTDSPVYGITRNPWRLDTTPGGSSGGATAAVAAGLGPFAVGTDGGGSVRIPAAFTGTVGLKAHFGRIPAYPLSPMGTVAHIGPQTRTVADCARLFEVIARPDSRDWMSLPPTDRDWSADVAAGRRADGIKGLRIAYSPRLGYVKWVDARIEHALDAAAKKFAELGAIVERVDPGFDDCADVFRVHWFSSARHLLHRLPEEKLQRLDPGLREVIDYAERYTIADFMDAQLKRAQIALAMARLAQRYDLMLTPATAVLPFAVGRVMPEPPNGLDIGMVQDWTWWTPFSYPFNLTQQPAIVQPCGFSDDGLPIALQLVAPNHREDLCLRAAAAYEAATDWHKVRPPIA; from the coding sequence ATGAAGCACGACGAGATCGCCTGGCTCGGCGCCGAAGAGCTCACCAAGGCCTATCGCGACCGCGAGCTGTCCCCGGTCGACGCGACCCGCGCGATCCTCGACCGGATCGACGCGCTGAACCCCCGGCTCAACGCCTACTGCCTGGTCGATCACGAGTCGGCGATGAGCGACGCGCGGGCCTCCGAGGCGCGCTGGCTCCGCGGCGAGCCGCTCGGCCCGATCGACGGCGTGCCGGCCTCGATCAAGGACCTGATCCTCACGAAGGGCTGGCCCACGCTGCGCGGTTCGCTGACCACCGACCCGGCCGGGCCGTGGGACGTCGACGCGCCGGCCACCGCGCGGCTGCGCGAGGCCGGCGCAGTGCTGCTCGGCAAGACGACCACGCCCGAGTTCGGCTGGCGCGGCAGCACCGATTCGCCGGTCTACGGCATCACCCGCAACCCGTGGCGTCTCGACACCACGCCCGGCGGCTCGTCCGGCGGGGCGACGGCGGCGGTCGCCGCCGGCCTGGGGCCGTTCGCGGTCGGCACCGACGGCGGAGGCTCGGTGAGGATCCCGGCCGCGTTCACCGGGACCGTGGGCCTGAAGGCGCACTTCGGTCGCATCCCGGCCTACCCGCTGTCGCCGATGGGCACAGTGGCGCACATCGGCCCGCAGACCCGCACGGTTGCCGACTGCGCGCGGCTCTTCGAGGTGATCGCGCGCCCCGACAGCCGCGACTGGATGTCCCTGCCGCCCACCGACCGCGACTGGAGCGCCGACGTCGCGGCCGGCCGGCGCGCCGACGGGATCAAGGGCCTGCGGATCGCCTACAGCCCGCGGCTCGGCTACGTGAAGTGGGTCGACGCCCGGATCGAGCACGCGCTGGATGCCGCCGCGAAGAAGTTCGCCGAGCTCGGCGCGATCGTCGAGCGGGTGGACCCGGGCTTCGACGACTGCGCCGACGTGTTCCGCGTGCACTGGTTCAGCTCGGCGCGCCACCTGCTGCACCGGCTGCCGGAGGAGAAATTGCAGAGGCTCGACCCGGGGCTTCGCGAGGTGATCGACTACGCCGAGCGCTACACGATCGCCGACTTCATGGACGCGCAACTCAAGCGCGCCCAGATCGCGCTGGCGATGGCCAGGCTGGCCCAGCGCTACGACCTGATGCTGACCCCGGCCACCGCGGTACTGCCCTTCGCGGTGGGGCGCGTGATGCCCGAGCCGCCCAACGGGCTGGACATCGGCATGGTGCAGGACTGGACCTGGTGGACGCCGTTCTCCTACCCGTTCAACCTGACCCAGCAGCCGGCGATCGTTCAGCCCTGCGGGTTCAGCGACGACGGGCTGCCGATCGCGCTGCAGCTGGTGGCGCCCAACCATCGCGAGGACCTGTGCCTGCGCGCGGCGGCGGCGTACGAGGCGGCGACCGACTGGCACAAGGTGCGGCCGCCGATCGCCTGA
- a CDS encoding NINE protein, translating into MTQVPDTHSKVVGYALWIFGFTGSHRFYYGKPVTGTIWFFTLGLLGIGWLIDLFLIPSMDRQADFRFHDGPINYSVAWILLTFLGLLGVHRMYMGKWLTGILYLLTLGLFGLGWLYDYWTLNEQITVRNRERG; encoded by the coding sequence ATGACCCAGGTCCCGGACACGCACTCGAAGGTCGTCGGCTACGCGCTGTGGATCTTCGGATTCACCGGCTCGCACCGCTTCTACTACGGCAAGCCGGTGACCGGGACGATCTGGTTCTTCACGCTGGGCCTGCTCGGAATCGGCTGGCTGATCGACCTGTTCCTGATCCCCTCGATGGACCGGCAGGCCGACTTCCGTTTCCACGACGGGCCGATCAACTATTCGGTGGCGTGGATCCTGCTCACCTTCCTGGGCCTGCTCGGCGTGCACCGGATGTACATGGGGAAGTGGCTGACCGGCATTCTCTACCTGCTCACGCTGGGCCTGTTCGGCCTGGGCTGGCTGTACGACTACTGGACGCTGAACGAGCAGATCACGGTGCGCAATCGCGAGCGCGGCTAG
- a CDS encoding TMEM165/GDT1 family protein has protein sequence MEAFLVSTGIVALAEIGDKTQLLSFILAAKFRKPWPIVLGILVATIANHAFAGAIGTWITSLMSPETLRWVLGLSFLAMAAWILVPDKFDEKDAKLAHMGVFGTTLVAFFLAEMGDKTQIATVALAAQYHAFVAVVAGTTLGMMIANVPAVVLGDRIAHRLHVKLVHGIAAAIFTVLGIATLLGAGERLGF, from the coding sequence TTGGAAGCCTTTCTCGTTTCGACGGGTATCGTCGCGCTCGCGGAAATCGGCGACAAGACGCAGCTGCTGTCCTTCATCCTCGCCGCCAAGTTCCGCAAGCCCTGGCCGATCGTACTGGGCATCCTGGTGGCCACGATCGCCAACCACGCGTTCGCCGGCGCGATCGGCACCTGGATCACCTCGCTGATGAGCCCGGAGACGCTGCGCTGGGTGCTCGGCCTGTCCTTTCTGGCGATGGCCGCCTGGATCCTCGTGCCCGACAAGTTCGACGAGAAGGACGCGAAGCTCGCTCACATGGGCGTGTTCGGCACCACGCTGGTCGCCTTCTTCCTGGCCGAGATGGGCGACAAGACGCAGATCGCGACCGTGGCGCTGGCCGCCCAGTACCACGCCTTCGTCGCCGTCGTGGCCGGCACCACGCTCGGCATGATGATCGCCAACGTGCCGGCCGTCGTGCTCGGCGACCGCATCGCCCACCGTCTGCACGTGAAGCTGGTCCACGGCATCGCGGCGGCGATCTTCACGGTGCTGGGTATCGCGACGCTGCTGGGCGCGGGCGAGCGACTGGGCTTCTAG